A genomic window from Denticeps clupeoides chromosome 11, fDenClu1.1, whole genome shotgun sequence includes:
- the LOC114799826 gene encoding C-X-C motif chemokine 11-1-like, whose amino-acid sequence MKSAVLVAVAFVAFQLLVEVSGQHGVKGRCLCLDTGVKIIHRGQIEKVELTPASPSCANVEMIVTLKDGAGRKCVNPESKFAQNMMKRLMMKSSH is encoded by the exons ATGAAGTCTGCAGTTCTCGTCGCCGTTGCCTTTGTGGCGTTTCAACTCTTGGTGGAAGTTAGCG GACAACATGGGGTGAAAGGCAGGTGTCTCTGTCTGGACACTGGGGTCAAGATAATTCACAGAGGCCAGATCGAGAAGGTAGAACTGACCCCTGCCAGCCCTTCCTGTGCAAACGTGGAGATGAT TGTGACTCTGAAGGACGGAGCGGGACGGAAGTGTGTGAACCCTGAATCCAAGTTCGCCCAAAACATGATGAAGAGATTAATGATGAAAAG TTCACACTGA